The genomic interval CGCAAGGCAACAAAACACGCAGCCTAGGCCCGTACAGCCGAACGGTGGATGTTCGTTCATCCGTCCGCCCCGGCTGCGTTTCTATTCGCCTGATGAACGAGGTGTCACAGATGATCGAGAGCAACGTCATTCCGTTTCACTACCAAGGCAAAGCCGTGCGTTTCAACAGTGACGGGTGGATCAACGCCACGGACGTAGCCAAGCGCTTCGGCAAGCGCCCGGTCGATTGGCTTCGCCTGCCCGCAAGCATCAGCTACCTCAAGGCTCTGGCGAGAGCACTGGGCCTGGACACCGAAGTGGGAAAATCTCACTTCGGTCTTGTCGAGGCAGTGAAGGGCGGCAAGGGTCAGGGTACCTGGCTTCACCCAAAACTCGCGGTAGCATTCGCTCGCTGGCTCGACGATGACTTCGCCGTATGGGCCGACCTGCACATTGACGCCCTACTGCGCGGCGAGCTGAACGAGAAGCAGCAATTTGACCGCGCTTGTCGTGCCCTTGATGACGCTAAGGCTGTTGCAAGCCTCAGTGGCCGCGAACTGGCCCGCTGGCGCAACAAGAAGCCAGGCCTAGAGCACCAGGTCGAATACTGGCGCGACCAGCTACAAATGACCCTTGGCCTCGACGCGGCCTGATCAGAATCCAACCAATGCACCGCCACGAGGCGGTTTTTTTACGCCTACCCACAGGAGAAACACCCCATGTCGAGCGGTGCAAAAGTACAACTCGCCTCCATCAAAGAGGTGACGCCAGGCGTAACGCCTGCTGGCGACTGGAAGGTGCTGACCCGCATCAGCAACGGCCTGATGCCAACCTTCAATTCGGAAGAGAACAACGAAATCGGCTTCACCCGCATGTCGCAGGGCACCGCCCAGACCACCGTGGACGTTGGCGGCGACATCGAGACCAAATGGCGCTTTGGCGCACTGGACGATTTCATGGCCTCCTGCTTCGGCAAGGACTGGGCCGGCAACGTCCTGACCATGGGCGACGACCGCATCACCTTCTCGATCGCATCCTACGCGACCGATATCGGTGTCTCGGCGATCGCCCGCGGCGTGCAAGTCGCGACCATGAACTTCGATTTCCCAGGCGACAACGAGGTCACGGTCACCACGACCATGGCCGCGCGCGCCTGGGATGACAAGGGCGACAACACGTCGTTCATCGTCAACGCCCAGTCCGAGACCAGCCAGCGCCGCTTCAGCTTCAAGGACATCAGCGGCCTGAAGATCAACGGCGTACAGGTGGGCGAAGACAACGCCTGCGTCGACAGCTTCAACCTGCAGTTCGACAACGCCGTGCAGACCCAGCGCTGCATCGGCAACGGCAACCCGTACCCGGGCAACATCATTGCCACCACGTTCACCCCGTCCGGTTCGATCACAATCAGCTGGTCGAAGATGGCCTATGAGCTGTGGAAAGCCCAGAAGGGTAATGACGCGATCAGCCTGGAATTCACCATCGGCAACGCTGACGGCGGCTACAACTTCCTGATCCCCGAGATGGAAGTGACCGCTGACTGGCCTGATGGCGGCTCGACCGACATCATCCAGGTGGAACTGAACTACACCGCCCGCCGCGTAGCCCCGACCATCACCCGCCTGCCGGCGCCG from Pseudomonas kermanshahensis carries:
- a CDS encoding phage tail tube protein, giving the protein MSSGAKVQLASIKEVTPGVTPAGDWKVLTRISNGLMPTFNSEENNEIGFTRMSQGTAQTTVDVGGDIETKWRFGALDDFMASCFGKDWAGNVLTMGDDRITFSIASYATDIGVSAIARGVQVATMNFDFPGDNEVTVTTTMAARAWDDKGDNTSFIVNAQSETSQRRFSFKDISGLKINGVQVGEDNACVDSFNLQFDNAVQTQRCIGNGNPYPGNIIATTFTPSGSITISWSKMAYELWKAQKGNDAISLEFTIGNADGGYNFLIPEMEVTADWPDGGSTDIIQVELNYTARRVAPTITRLPAPIVVAAVDVTPATLSLEVGDTSDLEVVVTPAGASQQVTWTSSAPTIASVSETGLVTALAVGTATITATSVADGTKTDTCAVTVTA
- a CDS encoding KilA-N domain-containing protein, whose protein sequence is MIESNVIPFHYQGKAVRFNSDGWINATDVAKRFGKRPVDWLRLPASISYLKALARALGLDTEVGKSHFGLVEAVKGGKGQGTWLHPKLAVAFARWLDDDFAVWADLHIDALLRGELNEKQQFDRACRALDDAKAVASLSGRELARWRNKKPGLEHQVEYWRDQLQMTLGLDAA